The following nucleotide sequence is from Macaca fascicularis isolate 582-1 chromosome 15, T2T-MFA8v1.1.
GTTTTCCATCAGGTTAATTCCAAACCCTCTTCTCTGCTTTTGCCTCACACCGATTCCAGGGGCTGCTGGCCAGAACAAACAACATTCTATCACCAAGAACACAGCCAAGCTGGACCGGGAAACGGAGGAGCTGCACCATGACAGGGTGACCCTGGAAGTGGGCAAGGTGATCCAGCAGGGTCGGCAGAGCAAGGGGCTTACACAGAAGGACCTGGCCACGGTGAGGCTGCGCCGGCTCTCACTTCTCCTGGGGTTGTGGGCTTGGGCGGGGGTGGCCGGAGTTCAGATAGCACGGGGAGGGCAGGCTCCACCCCCCGGTGCCCTTGCAGGGAATGCCTGGGGAAGCCAGGTCAACCCGGCTCTCACTGCCTCTTGCACAAAATGCAGCTGTGTGTGGGTGCGTACCCCAGGGGCCCCAGAAGCTGGTGTTCTCAGGCGACGCTCCGCGCCTGGTTTCGTAGCAGTGCTAGTGGAGCTGATGTGTATAAAGCACATGTTCTCTTTAGAAAATCAATGAGAAGCCACAGGTGATCGCGGACTATGAGAGCGGACGGGCCATACCCAATAACCAGGTGCTGGGCAAAATCGAGCGGGCCATTGGTGAGTGTCCCTCCACCTTCGCCGGGTCCGCTGGACAGGgaggccaccactcctggctgggGTTGGTGAGAGTGGGACTCGGGAGACGAAGATGGCCCTGAGGGTCCCCTGTTCTCTGAATTCTGG
It contains:
- the EDF1 gene encoding endothelial differentiation-related factor 1, with the protein product MAESDWDTVTVLRKKGPTAAQAKSKQAILAAQRRGEDVETSKKWAAGQNKQHSITKNTAKLDRETEELHHDRVTLEVGKVIQQGRQSKGLTQKDLATKINEKPQVIADYESGRAIPNNQVLGKIERAIGLKLRGKDIGKPIEKGPRAK